One genomic window of Halogeometricum sp. S3BR5-2 includes the following:
- a CDS encoding KaiC domain-containing protein, with protein MSDDDWFERAFAGEGSDADTDPDSDSESESGADIDADADSEATADEEMEADGVDAARPNAGPEGAGTDERPDGAADDGDDFERAFGADPDDGNEDGFGFDVGPPSNEDESDAARTDATDPFGGVRGGRADDRERGGAGTSDEKHDPFPDDFAAAMESAPGFGGPDDDFAAAMENAPEFGGPDAGFGGPGGEETFDDEAFESDIERLDIGIEGLDEMILGGVPTRSLMVAIGSAGTGKTTFGLQFLNRALEDGEKAVYITLEESRQRIFDTAEEKGWAFREHAEADRLVVIDLDPVEMANSLASIQNDLPRLVSEFGAQRLVLDSVSLLEMMYDHPSERRSQVFDFARALKEAGVTTLLTSEAKESNPYASRHGLVEYLADAVFVLQYVRPSDFRETRLAIEIQKIRDANHSRETKPYELTSDGISVYRQANIF; from the coding sequence GTGAGCGACGACGACTGGTTCGAGCGCGCGTTCGCGGGCGAGGGGTCCGACGCCGACACCGACCCCGACTCCGACTCCGAATCCGAATCCGGCGCCGATATCGACGCCGACGCTGACTCCGAGGCCACGGCCGACGAGGAGATGGAGGCGGACGGGGTCGACGCCGCGCGACCGAACGCGGGTCCCGAGGGGGCCGGAACGGACGAGAGGCCCGACGGCGCGGCCGACGACGGGGACGACTTCGAGCGCGCGTTCGGGGCCGACCCGGACGACGGGAACGAGGACGGGTTCGGCTTCGACGTCGGTCCACCCTCGAACGAGGACGAGTCGGACGCCGCTCGGACCGACGCCACCGACCCGTTCGGCGGCGTCCGCGGCGGGCGGGCGGACGACCGAGAGCGAGGCGGCGCCGGGACCAGCGACGAAAAGCACGACCCGTTCCCCGACGACTTCGCGGCGGCGATGGAGAGCGCACCGGGGTTCGGCGGCCCGGACGACGACTTCGCGGCGGCGATGGAGAACGCGCCGGAGTTCGGCGGCCCAGACGCCGGGTTCGGCGGTCCGGGCGGCGAGGAGACGTTCGACGACGAGGCGTTCGAGTCCGACATCGAACGCCTCGACATCGGTATCGAGGGACTGGACGAGATGATTCTGGGCGGCGTTCCCACCCGGTCGCTCATGGTCGCCATCGGGTCGGCCGGGACGGGCAAGACGACGTTCGGCCTCCAGTTCCTCAACCGGGCGCTCGAAGACGGCGAGAAGGCCGTCTACATCACGCTGGAGGAGAGCCGACAGCGCATCTTCGACACCGCCGAGGAGAAGGGGTGGGCGTTCCGCGAACACGCCGAGGCGGACCGACTCGTCGTCATCGACCTCGACCCCGTCGAGATGGCCAACAGCCTCGCCAGCATCCAGAACGACCTCCCGCGCCTCGTCTCGGAGTTCGGCGCCCAGCGACTCGTCCTCGACTCGGTCTCGCTCTTGGAGATGATGTACGACCACCCCTCCGAGCGCCGGAGTCAGGTGTTCGACTTCGCCCGCGCGCTGAAAGAGGCGGGCGTGACGACGCTTCTCACCTCCGAGGCGAAGGAGAGCAACCCCTACGCCTCCCGGCACGGACTCGTCGAGTACCTCGCCGACGCCGTGTTCGTCCTCCAGTACGTCCGCCCGAGCGACT